One region of Rhodophyticola sp. CCM32 genomic DNA includes:
- the pheT gene encoding phenylalanine--tRNA ligase subunit beta translates to MKFTLSWLKDHLETEAGLDEITETLTDLGLEVEAVEDRAGRLADFTIGKVISAEKHPDADRLRVCQVDTDEGVKQIICGAPNARAGITVVVAKPGVYVPGIDTTIGVGKIRGIESFGMMASEREMELSDEHDGIIELPSGELGERFIDWLAQHDPAKVDPVIEIAITPNRQDALGVRGIARDLAARGLGTLKPQDITPVPGTFDSPVNVTIDADTLNGCPHFTGRMVRGVKNGPSPAWLQDRLRAIGLRPISALVDITNFFTYDQNRPLHVFDADKVAGNLRVHRAQGGEALMALDDKEYTFSAGQMVIADDTGPESIAGVMGGAATGCTEETVNVFIESAFWDEIEIAQTGRALKINSDARYRFERGVDPEFTLEGLEAATRMVLDLCGGEASHVVAAGAPLQTARSYSLNTARVISLVGMDIPKEDQIRFLTALGFSATGTGEVLEVRVPSWRRDVQGEADLVEEVARMASLTRLEPQPLPRSQVGVPKPVLTPMQGREGMARRTMAALGYNECVTYSFIDRASAALFGGGDDATMLENPISSEMSHMRPALLPGLLQAAARNQARGMMDLALFEVGAAFHGGEPGEQHMLVTGLLVGQTSPRDPHDARRAVDIYDVKADAEAVLSAIGAPAKMQILRDAREWWHPGRHGKMCLGPKKVLCVFGELHPKILEAMDVKGPAMAFTLWPAEVPMPRATGASRGALEISDLQVVERDFAFVVDAGVEALTLVNAAAGADKALIAEVRVFDEFIGGALGEGRKSIALSVRMQPRDKTLTEDEIEAVGASIVEKVGKATGGVLRG, encoded by the coding sequence ATGAAATTCACCCTGTCCTGGCTGAAAGACCATCTTGAGACCGAGGCCGGTCTGGACGAGATCACCGAGACCCTGACCGATCTGGGTCTGGAAGTGGAAGCCGTGGAGGATCGCGCCGGTCGGCTTGCGGATTTCACCATCGGCAAGGTGATCAGCGCCGAGAAACACCCCGATGCCGACCGGTTGCGCGTCTGTCAGGTGGACACCGATGAGGGCGTGAAACAGATCATCTGCGGTGCGCCCAATGCGCGGGCGGGGATCACCGTGGTTGTGGCCAAACCCGGCGTCTATGTGCCCGGCATCGACACCACGATTGGCGTCGGAAAAATCCGGGGGATTGAAAGCTTCGGGATGATGGCCTCGGAACGCGAGATGGAACTCAGCGATGAACATGACGGCATCATCGAATTGCCCTCGGGTGAGCTGGGCGAACGCTTCATCGACTGGCTGGCCCAACATGACCCCGCCAAGGTGGACCCGGTCATTGAAATCGCGATCACGCCGAACCGGCAGGATGCTCTGGGTGTGCGTGGCATTGCCCGCGATCTGGCCGCGCGCGGGCTTGGCACGCTGAAACCGCAGGATATCACACCGGTGCCCGGCACGTTCGACAGCCCGGTGAACGTCACGATTGATGCCGACACGCTGAATGGCTGCCCGCATTTTACCGGGCGCATGGTGCGGGGGGTGAAGAATGGCCCAAGCCCCGCATGGCTGCAGGACCGGCTGCGCGCCATCGGGTTGCGCCCGATCTCGGCGCTGGTCGATATCACCAATTTCTTCACCTATGATCAGAACCGGCCCCTGCATGTGTTCGATGCCGACAAGGTTGCGGGCAATCTGCGGGTGCATCGCGCCCAGGGGGGCGAGGCGCTGATGGCGCTGGATGACAAGGAATATACATTCAGCGCGGGCCAGATGGTGATCGCCGACGACACAGGCCCCGAAAGCATCGCAGGCGTCATGGGCGGGGCCGCGACCGGCTGCACCGAAGAGACGGTGAATGTGTTCATCGAAAGCGCCTTCTGGGACGAGATCGAGATTGCCCAAACGGGCCGTGCGCTCAAAATCAACTCGGATGCGCGGTATCGGTTCGAACGGGGCGTTGACCCGGAATTCACCCTTGAAGGGCTGGAAGCGGCCACCCGGATGGTGCTTGATCTCTGCGGCGGCGAAGCCTCCCATGTGGTTGCGGCCGGTGCCCCGTTGCAGACCGCGCGGAGCTATAGCCTGAACACCGCGCGGGTGATCAGCCTTGTCGGTATGGATATCCCGAAAGAGGATCAGATCCGCTTTCTGACCGCGCTTGGGTTTTCGGCCACCGGCACCGGTGAGGTGCTGGAGGTCCGGGTGCCAAGCTGGCGACGCGATGTGCAGGGTGAGGCCGATCTTGTCGAAGAGGTCGCGCGCATGGCCTCGCTGACCAGATTGGAGCCGCAACCCCTGCCGCGCAGTCAGGTTGGGGTGCCAAAACCGGTCCTGACCCCGATGCAAGGGCGCGAAGGCATGGCCCGGCGGACAATGGCCGCGCTTGGGTATAATGAATGCGTCACTTACAGCTTCATCGACCGCGCCAGCGCGGCGCTGTTCGGGGGGGGTGATGATGCCACGATGCTGGAAAATCCGATTTCCAGCGAGATGAGCCATATGCGCCCCGCCCTGCTGCCGGGCCTGTTGCAGGCCGCAGCCCGCAATCAGGCCCGCGGCATGATGGATCTGGCCCTGTTCGAGGTTGGCGCCGCCTTCCACGGAGGTGAACCCGGTGAACAGCATATGCTTGTGACCGGCCTGCTGGTTGGTCAGACCAGCCCGCGCGATCCCCATGATGCCCGGCGGGCGGTGGATATCTATGACGTCAAGGCCGATGCCGAGGCGGTTCTGTCGGCCATCGGCGCGCCGGCCAAGATGCAGATTTTGCGTGATGCGCGGGAATGGTGGCACCCGGGACGGCATGGAAAGATGTGCCTGGGACCGAAAAAGGTTCTTTGCGTCTTCGGGGAACTGCATCCGAAAATTCTGGAGGCGATGGATGTGAAAGGCCCGGCCATGGCCTTCACGCTCTGGCCCGCCGAGGTGCCGATGCCGCGTGCAACAGGGGCCAGTCGCGGCGCGCTGGAGATCAGCGATCTGCAGGTCGTCGAACGCGATTTCGCCTTTGTGGTCGATGCCGGGGTTGAGGCGCTGACACTGGTCAATGCCGCCGCCGGGGCCGACAAGGCGCTGATTGCCGAGGTGCGGGTGTTCGATGAATTCATCGGCGGCGCGCTTGGCGAGGGGCGCAAATCCATCGCGCTTTCCGTGCGGATGCAGCCCCGGGACAAGACCCTGACAGAGGATGAGATCGAGGCGGTGGGCGCAAGCATCGTCGAGAAAGTCGGCAAGGCCACCGGCGGCGTATTGCGGGGCTAG
- a CDS encoding YtoQ family protein, translating into MTLNVYLSGEIHTDWREQIVTGAEDLDVTFSGPVTDHAASDDCGVAILGAEPNRFWHDHKGAKVNAIRTRLGIEQADLVVVRFGEQYKQWNAAFDAGMAAALGKSMIVLSMPEHQHPLKEIHAAALAVAEDPAQVVEILRYVLTGSLPG; encoded by the coding sequence ATGACATTGAACGTGTATCTGTCGGGGGAAATTCACACCGACTGGCGCGAGCAGATTGTGACGGGCGCCGAGGATCTGGATGTGACATTCAGCGGCCCGGTCACGGATCACGCAGCCAGCGATGATTGTGGTGTGGCTATTCTGGGGGCCGAGCCGAACAGGTTCTGGCACGACCATAAAGGTGCCAAGGTGAATGCGATCCGCACCCGGCTGGGGATCGAACAGGCCGATCTGGTCGTTGTGCGCTTTGGCGAGCAGTACAAACAATGGAACGCCGCGTTTGATGCGGGCATGGCGGCAGCACTTGGCAAATCCATGATCGTGCTCAGCATGCCTGAACATCAGCACCCGCTGAAAGAGATCCACGCCGCCGCCCTGGCCGTGGCCGAAGATCCTGCGCAGGTTGTCGAGATCCTGCGCTATGTGCTGACCGGCAGCCTGCCCGGTTAA